The DNA region GCGATAACGCGCACCCAGGGCCTGGATCCGCAGCCCGAGCAGCATGTACCCGCCGCCGGTGAACGCGTCCGCGTCACCGAGCGCCGCGGGCGTCAGCGCAGTGCCGTCGGCGCGCCACGCCTCGACGCTGGTCGCGGACAACTCCAGACCCGAGTCGGCGGCGTTGGTCGGCGGCAATCCCACCGGATACGCCGCTGGGTAGGCGACGACGGTGCCGGGGATACGCTCCCGGGGTGAATATGCATAGACCCCCCGGACCTGGGACTGATCGCGAATGGGGCCGAGACATACGGTGCCGGACAGTCGGTCGGGCGCCGCGGTCGCCAGTGGTCTGATGTCGGAGCCGACGACGCGCTGACAGCTGCCGAGGCCGGTCGCCTCGATCGGGTGGATGAGCCCGCCGTAGAGGCCGAACCGGAGGTCCTCGGGCTTGGCATGGTCGGCCTCGGGATCGGCGTCGGCGACCGCGGCATCGATGTCGACGAGCACGTGATCGGCCGCGAATCGCAGGTTGGCCACCGAGATGTTCCAGCCCAGCACCTGCTGCGCCGCCCCGATGTCCGCGGTGCTCGCACCGTAGGTGGCCGCGGTGCCGGGGTCGTGGCCGCAGGAGGTCAGCAGTAGCGCTGCAGCCACCAGGATGGCTCGTAGGGTGTCCACGGTAGCTCCAGCACGTCGGTCAGTGCCTCGAAACTGACCGAGGCGTACTTGGGTTGCACTGTAGACCGCGGCCGGCCCGCGCCCCCAGTCACACCGACTTCCGCGCCCCGGCACCGCACCTTCCAGCAAATTTTACCGGCGTTGCGGATGCATCGATCGCAAATTTTCACCGAGCCCAAATTTCGCCGCGATCCGACCCCTCGCGGCGATCCAGCGCACAGCGCGGGATGGCGCCGAACGCCTGCCGCTCGGGCGCCGCCGAGAAAACTCGCGCCACCGCGTCTCGGCGGCCGGCGGCCCACCGCGACAGCCCCGGGGCGCAAGTTGTACGCGCTCGTGCAATTTGGGCAAATCCACAATGGCTGGTTGGAAATTGGACCGCGGACACCCATTTCGGAAAGTTTTCGCCGCGAAATCGATACCTCCGCTAATCAATTGCCCGTATTCATGAGGACGTCATCTGCACTTTCGCCCCACGGTGGGTCTGATCAGCAAGAATGACCCAGCCTCGACGGCGGTTCGCGAGATAATTATGGGTAGCAATAAAACGGGTCGGGGTACTCGCAAAGAAGAACTCAGCTCCGCGCAACATCGGTGCCGGACTGACCGACAGATAGGAAAGCCGTGAATCATCAGCTTACCGAATTGCACGCCCCATCGGTGCGCCTCGAATCCAGCGCCCACTGGTGGGACCCCGACACGGAGTGCACTTTGGTGCTTGCCCGGCCGGGGGACGAACCGGCGCTGTGGCAGGAATACCTCGCCGGAGCCGATTACAGCTACCGTAAACACGGTGTCGAATGCGCGCTTGACATCGAGGAAATCCAAGACGGTAGCGACACCGCGCTGTTCTTCGTAGCTATTGACAGCAACAAGCGCATCGTGGCCGGTGTCCGCGCCAAGGGTCCGCTGATCGATGCCGATGATTCCCACGCCGTGGTGGAGTGGGCCGGCCAGCCGGGGCTGCCGGCGGTGCGCAAGATGATCGACGACCGCGCCCCGTTCGGCATCCTCGAGATGAAGTCCGCGTGGGTCACCGATGAGCCGGGCCATGCCCGCGCATTGACCCGCGCCATCGCCCGGTCCGGCTTCCATGCGATGGCCGTGATGGATATCCAGTTCTGCATGGCCACCGCCGCGGCCTACGTCCTGGACCGGTGGCGATCCTCGGGCGGCGTGGTCGCCGCCCACATCCCACCGACGCCGTATCCCGACGACCGGTACGAGACCACGATGATGTGGTGGGACCGCAGCACCTTCGCCAACCACGCCAAGCCCGAGCAGGTCGCCAAGATCCTGCGCGAGACCGCCATGCTGCGTCGGGAAACCCTGAGCCAGGGGGCGTCGGCATGACCGCGGTACTCGAACCCCTGCTGGCGCCGCGCACCGTCCCGGCGCCCGAGCGGACCCCCGCGATCGCGGATTTGCCGGCGGCGCCGCGCAATCCGCTGCCCTACCGGCAGCGCCTGGCCGCGGTGAAGTCCTATCACACCGGCACCGAGATCCTGCGGGACGCGGGCGGTCCGGTGACCCGGATCGTGTTGGCGCCCCGGTGGTTGATGTCGCCCATCGTGCTGGCCACCTCGCCGCAGGCGATCCGGGATGTGCTCGGTGTGCGCGACGGCACCGTCGACAAGATGTCACCGGTGTTCGCCGAACTGCGCGCGATCCTCGGGGAGAATCTGGTGAATCTGCCGCACGACCGGTGGCTGCCGCGGCGCCGCACGATCCAGCCGGTGTTCACCAAGCAGCGCATCGCACAGCTCGGCACGCACGCGACCGCGGCCGCGGACTCCGTCGTCCGCGACTGGCAGCACGGCGCCGAGATCGACCTGGGCGCCGAATCCCGGAAGCTGACGATGCGGGCGCTGGGCCGGTCGGTCTTCGGCATCGACCTGGCCGACCGGACCGAGGCCATCGAGGAGCATCTGCAGACGACGCTGACCTACGCGGTGCGCCGCGCCCTGCGGCCGGTCCGGGCGCCCGGGTGGCTACCGACGTCGGCGCGACGTCGGGCACACCGCGCCAGTGCCGAGTTGCACGGCCTGGCCAACGACATCCTGCAGCAGTGCCGGGCCCAGCCGGAGCGGGAGGCGCCGCTGGTGCAGGCGTTGATGGCGGCCACCGACCCGGTCACCGGCCGCGGGTTGACCGACCGGGAGATCTGCGACGAGCTGATCATCTTCCTGTTCGCCGGCCATGACACCGTCGCCACCACCCTCACCTATGCGCTCTGGCAGCTCGGGCGTAATCCGCACATCCAGCAGCGGATGGCCGATGAGGTGCACCGGCTCGGCGATCGGATGCTCACCGGCGCCGACCTGCCGGGTCTGGAGTACACCAGCCAGGTGGTCAAGGAGGCGCTTCGGCTGTGCCCACCGGCGCCCACCGGCACCCGCACGGCAACCCGCGACCTGAACGTCGGCGGGTACCGGGTGCCGGCCGGCACCACCCTGGCGTTCGGCCGGATGGCCGTGCAACGGGATCCGGCGTTGTGGGACAACGCGCTGGTCTTCGACCCGGACCGGTTCGCGCCGGGCCGGGCCGCCGGGCGCGACCGTTGGCAGTATCTGCCGTTCGGTGGGGGGCCGCGGTCCTGCATCGGCGACCACTTCGCGATGATGGAGGCGACGCTGGCATTGGCGATGTTGATCCGGGAGGTCGAAATCGATTCGCTCGAGGACACCTTTCCGCTCGCCGTCCATTTCACGCTGGTCGCCGACGGCCCCATCCCGGCCCGGCTGCGCAGGCGCCGATGAGTAGTTCCGACCCCACCCGATGGCGGCCGGTCATCCTCGACGAGGACGTCGCCGAGGACCGGGATGCGTTGGCCCGGCTCCGCGGCGACCCCGCCGTGGAGTTCCTCGACCATCGGTCGGCGCAACTGGCGGGGCTGCATGAGCTGCGCCCGCCACCCGGGGACGACGTGCTCGGCGAGCGGCACCGCTGGGTGCACTACCCGTGGCGTCGGACGGTCGTGGGCCTGCTGGGGCCCCGGGCGTTCCGGACGCTGCGCCTGGACCGCAACCGGAACCTGATCACGGCCGCCGAGCAGCAGCGGCTCGGCCGGCTGTCGATCGGGGTGGCCGGCCTCAGCGTCGGTCATGTCATTGCACACACCCTTGCCGCGCAGGGACTCTGCGGGCAGCTGCGGCTGGCCGACTTCGACCTGCTGGAGGTGTCCAACCTCAACCGGGTCCCGGCCACGGTGCTCGATCTCGGCGTCAACAAGGCGGTGGTGACCGCGCGGCGGATCGCCGAACTGGATCCCTACCTCCCAGTCACGGTGTTGCCAGCCGGGGTCACCCGGGACACCGTGGACGGGTTCGTCGACGGACTCGACGTGGTGATCGAGGAATGCGATTCGCTCGACATCAAGGCCGTGGTCCGGGAGGTCGCCCGACGGCACCGGGTGCCGGTGCTGATGGCCACCAGCGACCGCGGCCTGATCGACGTGGAACGCTTCGACCTCGAACCCGAACGGCCCATCCTGCACGGCCTGTTGGGGGCGGTCGACGCCGAGACGCTCGCCGGGATGTCGGCGCGCGACAAGATCCCGCACATGCTGGGGCATCTCGACGTGCCGCGGGCCTCGGCGCGCGCGGCCGCGTCGATGGTCGAGGTCGGCAGGACCCTGACCACCTGGCCGCAGCTGGCCGCCGACGTGGTGCTCGGGGCGACGACGGTCGCCGAGGCGGTGCGCCGCCTCGGCCTCGGCGAGCCGTTGCCGTCCGGGCGCACCCGCGTCGACGTCAGCGCCGCACTGGACGGACTCGCCGAGCCCCCGCCGGTCCCCGACCCCACCGGCACGCCGGCACCCGAGCCTCCGGAGGTGCCCGCCGACGTGGTGGCGCGGATCGCCGCGGCGGCCAACCGCGCCCCCTCGGGCGGCAATGCGCAGCCGTGGCGGATTGTGACGCAACCGGATTCGGTGTCGGTGCGGCTGAATCCCGACTATCGGGCGACCATCGACGTCGGCCACCGCGGCAGCGCGGTGGCCGTGGGCGCCGCGGTGTTCAACGCGCGCGTCGCCGCGGCGGCCCACCGAATGCTGGGCCCGCTCAGCTGGCAGCAGGACCCGCTGACCGCGACGCTGCGGCTCGAACCCGGCGAGGACGCCGCGCTGGCCGACCAGTACGAGGCGATGTGGCACCGGGAGACCAACCGCAACCGCGGCGCGGGCGGCGCATTGGACCGCGACGCCCTCGATGACTTGCAGTCCGCGGCCCTGGCCGAGGGGGCCCGGCTGCAGATGATCGCCGCCGGGGCCGACACCGAGGCACTGATCGACATCCTCGCGGCCACCGACCGGATCCGGTACCTGACGCCGCGGCTGCACCACGAGATGATCAGCGAATTGCGTTGGCCCGCAGACCCCGAACCGGACTCGGGCATCGAGGTGGGACTGCTCGGTCTCGACGACAGCGACCTGGCGGTCCTGGAGGTGCTGCGCCGGCCCGACGTGATGGCCCACCTGGCCGACTGGGAGGCCGGATCCGCGCTCGGCGACGAGGTCGGCGAGCGGATCCGGGTCAGCTCCGGACTCGGCGTGGTGTGGGTCGACGGGCGCACGTTGGGCGACTACGCGCGCGGCGGTGCCGCGGCCGAGGCGGTGTGGATTGCCGCGGCGGCCCGGGGGCTTGCGGTGCAACCGATCTCGCCGGTCTTCCTGCACGCCCATGACGAGGACGAACTGCAGGAGGTTTCGGCCGACTTCGCGCCGCACCTGCACGAACTGTCCGGCCGGTTCCGCCGGCTGGTCGGGGTTCCCGCCGATGCGGGCCTGATCCTGCTGCTCAGATTCGCCGCGGCGCCGCCCACCGCGGGGCGCAGCCGGCGCCGGGCCCTGACGCTGTCCCATCGACCGGAGAGGTGAGGATGCCGCGCAGTCTCGAATTGGTCGTGACGTCGGTGGCCACCCAGCTGATGGCGGCCGATTCGGCCAACGTCATCCCGGTGATCGAACGCATCCTGGCCGACCTGGTGGCCTACTTCGGCGTCGACGTGAGCTTTCTGCGGCGCAACGATCACGACATCAAGGCGTCCATCCTCGTCGCCGAGTGGCCACCGAGACCCTATGTGCCCGATCCGGATCCGCTTGCCGTCATCTACTTCGCCGATGCCGACCCGGTGTTCGCGATCTCCGAGCACGGCAAGAAACCGCAGGTGTTCCGCCCCGAACCGAACACCGACGAATACCAGCAGACCATCGAGGGCGGCGGGGGCGTGCCGCACAGCTCGATGGCCGCGGCACCGCTGGTGTCGGGTGATCTGACCACCGGGGTGCTCGGCTTCGTCAAGTTCGGTGACCGGCGCTGGTCCCAGGAGGAACTCAACGCGCTGGAGGCCATCGCGTCCCTGTTGGCGCAGGTGCAGGCCCGGATCAAGGCCGAGCAGCAGCTGCGGTACCTGGCCGAACACGACGACCTGACCGGGGTCTACAACCGCCGCAATCTGATCGCTCATCTCGAGGACCGGCTGCAACCCGGCCAGACCGAGCCCGTGCCGTTGTTGTTCCTCGACCTCGACCGGCTCAAATCCGTCAATGATTACCTGGGCCACACCGCGGGCGACAAGTTCATCCAGGTCTCGGCCCAACGGCTGCGCCAGGAGACCGGGTCGGACTGCCTGATCGCCCGGCTCGGCGGCGACGAGTTCGTGGTGGTGCCGGTGGCGACCATGTCCCCCGCGGCCGCCCAGGAGCTGGCCCACCGGCTGCACACCGCGTTGAGCGAGCGGGTCGCGGTCGACGGCGAACTGTTGTCCCGCACCGTCAGTATCGGTGTGGCCATGGGAAATCCGGGCCAGCATTCGGCCTCGGACCTGTTGCGCCGCGCCGACCAAGCTGTGCTGGAAGCCAAGGATTCCGGCGGCAACGCGGTCAGCGTCTTCACCGAGGACATGGAGTTGCGCACGGCGCTGCGCAACGACGTCGAATTGCACCTGCAGGGCGTCATCGAGGGCGATGCCCTGGTACTGCACTATCTCCCCGAGATAGACATGCGCACCGGCGAGGTGTTGGCGGCCGAGGCCCTGGTGCGCTGGCAGCACCCGACCCGCGGACTACTGTTTCCCGACTCCTTCATCGGGGTGGCCGAATCCATCAACCTGGCAGGCGAATTGGGCCGCTGGGTGCTCCGCACCGCGTGCGCGGAGTTTCGCCGGTGGCGCGCCGGCGGCGTGGGACTCGACGCCGTGCTCCGGATCAACGTCTCCCCCGTGCAACTGGTGGCCGCCGGGTTCGCCGAAACCGTGGAGGGCATCCTGAGCGAGTTCGGGTTGCCCGGCAACGCGGTCTGCCTCGAGCTCACCGAAAGTCTGGTGGTGCAGGACATCGAGGCCACCCGGATCACCCTCGCGGCCCTCAAGGAGGTCGGGGTGCAGATCGCCATCGACGACTTCGGCACCGGCTACAGCGTGCTGTCCCATTTGAAGTCGCTGCCCGTCGACACCCTCAAGATCGACCGCAGCTTCGTTCGCGACCTCGGCAACAGCGCCGGGGATCTGGCGATCGTGCGGGCCATCATCGCGCTCGCGGAGGCCTTCGGACTCGACCTGGTGGCCGAGGGCGTCGAGACCGTCGCGGGCGCACAAACCCTGTTGGAGCAGCGCTGCTACCGGGCACAGGGCTATCTGCTCTCGAAGCCGTTGGAAGGCCCGGCCATGGA from Mycolicibacterium sp. MU0053 includes:
- a CDS encoding cytochrome P450, which codes for MTAVLEPLLAPRTVPAPERTPAIADLPAAPRNPLPYRQRLAAVKSYHTGTEILRDAGGPVTRIVLAPRWLMSPIVLATSPQAIRDVLGVRDGTVDKMSPVFAELRAILGENLVNLPHDRWLPRRRTIQPVFTKQRIAQLGTHATAAADSVVRDWQHGAEIDLGAESRKLTMRALGRSVFGIDLADRTEAIEEHLQTTLTYAVRRALRPVRAPGWLPTSARRRAHRASAELHGLANDILQQCRAQPEREAPLVQALMAATDPVTGRGLTDREICDELIIFLFAGHDTVATTLTYALWQLGRNPHIQQRMADEVHRLGDRMLTGADLPGLEYTSQVVKEALRLCPPAPTGTRTATRDLNVGGYRVPAGTTLAFGRMAVQRDPALWDNALVFDPDRFAPGRAAGRDRWQYLPFGGGPRSCIGDHFAMMEATLALAMLIREVEIDSLEDTFPLAVHFTLVADGPIPARLRRRR
- a CDS encoding Rv1355c family protein produces the protein MSSSDPTRWRPVILDEDVAEDRDALARLRGDPAVEFLDHRSAQLAGLHELRPPPGDDVLGERHRWVHYPWRRTVVGLLGPRAFRTLRLDRNRNLITAAEQQRLGRLSIGVAGLSVGHVIAHTLAAQGLCGQLRLADFDLLEVSNLNRVPATVLDLGVNKAVVTARRIAELDPYLPVTVLPAGVTRDTVDGFVDGLDVVIEECDSLDIKAVVREVARRHRVPVLMATSDRGLIDVERFDLEPERPILHGLLGAVDAETLAGMSARDKIPHMLGHLDVPRASARAAASMVEVGRTLTTWPQLAADVVLGATTVAEAVRRLGLGEPLPSGRTRVDVSAALDGLAEPPPVPDPTGTPAPEPPEVPADVVARIAAAANRAPSGGNAQPWRIVTQPDSVSVRLNPDYRATIDVGHRGSAVAVGAAVFNARVAAAAHRMLGPLSWQQDPLTATLRLEPGEDAALADQYEAMWHRETNRNRGAGGALDRDALDDLQSAALAEGARLQMIAAGADTEALIDILAATDRIRYLTPRLHHEMISELRWPADPEPDSGIEVGLLGLDDSDLAVLEVLRRPDVMAHLADWEAGSALGDEVGERIRVSSGLGVVWVDGRTLGDYARGGAAAEAVWIAAAARGLAVQPISPVFLHAHDEDELQEVSADFAPHLHELSGRFRRLVGVPADAGLILLLRFAAAPPTAGRSRRRALTLSHRPER
- a CDS encoding EAL domain-containing protein gives rise to the protein MPRSLELVVTSVATQLMAADSANVIPVIERILADLVAYFGVDVSFLRRNDHDIKASILVAEWPPRPYVPDPDPLAVIYFADADPVFAISEHGKKPQVFRPEPNTDEYQQTIEGGGGVPHSSMAAAPLVSGDLTTGVLGFVKFGDRRWSQEELNALEAIASLLAQVQARIKAEQQLRYLAEHDDLTGVYNRRNLIAHLEDRLQPGQTEPVPLLFLDLDRLKSVNDYLGHTAGDKFIQVSAQRLRQETGSDCLIARLGGDEFVVVPVATMSPAAAQELAHRLHTALSERVAVDGELLSRTVSIGVAMGNPGQHSASDLLRRADQAVLEAKDSGGNAVSVFTEDMELRTALRNDVELHLQGVIEGDALVLHYLPEIDMRTGEVLAAEALVRWQHPTRGLLFPDSFIGVAESINLAGELGRWVLRTACAEFRRWRAGGVGLDAVLRINVSPVQLVAAGFAETVEGILSEFGLPGNAVCLELTESLVVQDIEATRITLAALKEVGVQIAIDDFGTGYSVLSHLKSLPVDTLKIDRSFVRDLGNSAGDLAIVRAIIALAEAFGLDLVAEGVETVAGAQTLLEQRCYRAQGYLLSKPLEGPAMEALLAQGRIQLPFPAAEPLPR